In one Nicotiana sylvestris chromosome 8, ASM39365v2, whole genome shotgun sequence genomic region, the following are encoded:
- the LOC138875941 gene encoding uncharacterized protein has protein sequence MIQHPDKNFIDPIPVRIHNQPAYCAHVEEETDGNPWYHDINEYLENKEYSEHANHTEKLTLRRLSNHVKAASYKSITKKVVADFVRDRIVCRFGVPKSIITNNSANINSDLMKSMSKTFKIKHKNSIVYRPQMNRAAEAANKNIKKILRKMVDNHKQWHEKLPFSLLGYRTIVLISSGATPYMLVYGTKVIPTEVKISSLRIIQEVELGDAEWIWSLYEILAFINGKRTNAVCHGQLYQNRMSRAFNKRVKPR, from the exons atgatacagcatccagacaagaatttcatcgatcctattccagtaagaatccataatcagccagcttattgtgctcatgttgaagaagaaaccgATGGGAatccatggtaccatgatatcaatgAATACTTGGAAAACAAAGAATActcggagcatgcaaatcatactGAGAAACTcacgctccggagattgtccaatcat GTTAAGGCTGCATCTTACAAGAgtataaccaagaaagtcgttgccgattttgtcagggatcgtattgtttgccgattcggggtGCCCAAATCCATCATTACCAACAATTCCGCCAACATCAACAGTGATTTAATGAAATCTATGAGcaaaaccttcaagatcaagcataagaattcgaTAGtatacagacctcaaatgaatagAGCTGcggaagccgccaacaaaaacatcaagaaaattctgaggaaaatggtagacaaccacaagcaatggcacgagaaattaccatttTCCTTACTGGGATATCGTACCATAGTTCTCATATCAAGCGGAGCAACTCCATACATGCTTGTTTATGGTACTAAAGTCATTCCCACCGAGGTCAAAATTTCTTCTTTGAGAATTATACAGGAAGTTGAACTcggtgatgcagaatggatatgGAGTCTCTATGAAATATTAGCTTTTATCAATGGAAAAAGAACGAATGCAGTctgtcatggtcaactttatcagaatagaatgtctagagctttcaacaaaagggtcaaacctagATAG